Part of the Marinobacterium rhizophilum genome is shown below.
ACAACCGTGACAGCTCGGCGGCGGTCGCTGAACGCGCCTGATCACTCTGCGCTGAGGTCAGTTTTATAAAAACGGGGAATACTCGGCCTGGCCGGGTATTCCCCGTTTGCGTGTTTGGCGCGAAAATTCCGTTCGTTAAGCCGCAGTGGCGGCGCCATCCTGAGCTATCAGCTATCAGCTATCAGCTATCAGCTATCAGCTATCAGCTATCAGCTATCAGCTTGTTCCTTGTTCCTTGCTCCTTGTACCTCGCGCCTTAAACCGCGTTGCCACAGATCAGCTTGGTGGTGCCGCGGGTGGTGGCGCTCAGCAGGCGCTCAAGGCGCTGACCCGGGCGCACATCAGTATCGCTGGCCATGCCCATCAGGCTGATGACGGCCTGTATCTGGCCGCCCAGGTTGAACACCGGGCTGCTGATCACGTTGATATCCGGCAGGAAGTCGCCGTAGAAACAGGCCTGGGCATTGTTGCGGGTGGCCTTGAGCAGGCTGTAAAAATCCTGCCGTTGCAACTGCCGGCCCTGGTAGCGGGGCAGGGCGCTGGGGGCTTGGTAAAAATCGTCGACGATGCGGCGCTGGCGCTCGGCGGGCAGGTAGGCCAGGAACAGGCGACCGGCGGCGGAGAAAAACGGCGACAGTTCGCTGCCCAGGCGTACATTCACCGCCAGCACCTGGCTGGAATCGAGCCAGTTGACGATTAGCGGCATCTTGCCGTTCCAGATCGCCACCGACAGGGTGCGATCCGTGGCCTGGTGCAGGCGGGCGGCGGCATCGAAGGTAATGGGCATGGGGTCGATCCGCTTGAGGGCCGCCATGCCAAGGCTGAGGCTGGCGGTCGCCAGGCTGTAGCGGGCGTTCGGGCCCTGCACGATATACTGCATGCGCACGAGGCTGATGAGGTACTTGTGCAGCCGGCTGGACGACAGGTCGAGCCGCAGGGACAGATCCTTCAGGCTTAGCGGCGTGGCAGAACGGGCGATTTCGTTCAGTACCCGCAGACCGATTTCCAGCGAGCCGATGCCCTGGCGACTGGTTTCGGTTGCGCTCGGCGGTGATGTCTTGGCTGGAGTCATGTTTGCCCTCGCCCTGGGGTTGTTGTGCCGGCGGGATAGCCCGCCCGGTGGCACGGTGTATTCCATGGCCGGGAGTCTGCAACGCCGGCCATGCTGCCGTCAATGCTGGTCGGTGCGCGATGGATGTCGCGCACCGGCGGGCATCAGACGCCGAGGTGGGACTCAACCTCGCTGCGCTGGGCCAGCAACTGCTGGCTGTCGCCCTCGAACATCACCCGACCCTTGACCAGCACGATGTGATGGTCGCAGATTTTTTCCAGCACCTGGATGTTCTTGTCCACGATCAGGGTCGAGACCCCGCTGGCCTTGATGGTGCGGATTACCTCCCAGATCTCCTTGCGGATCAGCGGCGCCAGACCTTCGGTGGCCTCATCCAGGATCAGCAGATCGGGGTTGGTCATCAGGGCCCGGCCGATGGCCAGCATCTGCTGTTCGCCGCCGGACAACTGGGTACCCAGGTTCGTCAGGCGCTCCTGCAGCCGCGGGAAGGTGGCCAGTACGCGGTCATAGTCCCACAGCACTTCGCGGCGCCGGTTCGGCCGTGCCGCCATCTGCAGATGCTCTTTCACTGTCAGATTATGGAACATGCCCCGGCCCTCGGGCACATAGGCGATATCCCGGCGCATGCGTTGCCAGGTGGGCAGGCCATCGAGATCCTGATCCTGAAACCGCACCTGGCCACTGCGCGGTGTCAGCACACCCAGAATGGACTTGAGTGTCGTGGTTTTGCCCATGCCGTTACGGCCCATCAAGCTGACCGCCTGGCCCTGTTTAATGTAAAACGACACACCGTGCAGCACGTGGCTTTCGCCGTAGAGGGTGTGCAGGCTGCGGACTTCAAGCAGATTGTTCATGATGCTGACTCCTGGCGAACGGCATGCCGATTGCGCGTTATTTCCGTCACAGGAAAACTGACAGCCTGACCCTGTTTTATGTCAAACGACACACCGTGCAGTACATGGCTTTCTCCGTAAAGAGTATGCAGGCTGCGGACTTCAAGCAGATTGTTCATGATGCTGACTCCTGGCGAACGGCATGCCGATTGCGCGTTATTTCCGTCACAGGACAACTCACGGCCTGACCCTGTTTTATGTCAAACGACACACCGTGCAGCACGTGGCTTTCGCCGTAGAGGGTGTGCAGGCTGCGGACTTCCAATAAATTGCTCATCTCAAATAACCTCATCGCCTTGGCTGCAGTAATAGCGCGTACTTTGGCCTGCTGGTTTGTTTTTTTGGGGGGCTGATGTTCGTTAGGTTGATCCTTTAAATCACCTCGTCGCCCTGGCCCAGATAGGCATGTTTCACACGGGCATCGTCCCGTACCCGCTCAACGCTGTCCGTGACCAGGTGCTGGCCGTCGACCAGTACCGTGAGCTGGTCGGACAGCGCGAACACGGCGTCCATATCGTGCTCCACCAGCACGATGCAGTAGTCCTGCTTGAGGCTCTTGAGCAGCTGGATAATCAGCTGGGACTCTTCGTGCCCCATGCCGGCCATGGGCTCATCGAGCAACAGCACGCTGGGCGCGGTGGCCAGTACCGTGGCGATCTCGAGCTGGCGCTGTTCGCCGTAACTGATGCGTGAGGCAATTGCATCGCGCCGGTGCGAGAGGCCTACCTTTTCCAGTGCCTGTGCCGCCATTTCGGTCAGCAGCCTGTCGCTGTGACGCGAGCGAAAGATATTGAAGCTGCCGCCCACCCGGCGCTGGGCGGCAATGCTGCAGTTCTCCAGGCAGGTGGCGCTGGGGTAGATATTGGTTTTCTGAAAGCCGCGCCCGATGCCCCGGCGGCTGAACTCATGGGGCCGGATTGCATCGATCGCTTCGCCGTTGTGCAGGATCTTGCCGCGGGTGGGGGCGTAGCTGCCGCACAGCAGGTTCAGCAGGGTGCTCTTGCCGGCACCGTTGGGCCCAACGATGCCATGCAGCCTGCGGTCGTGGAATTGCAGCGACAGATCATCCAGCGCCTTGAGGCCGCCCCAGTACTTGCACAGACCTTCTGTTTGCAAAACAACGTCCGTCACCGGGCAGGGCGTGGCCGGGGGCGCGAGGTCTGCGGGTTTCAATACGATGCTGCTCATTTGCGTTTCTCCACCAGGGATTCCAGGTAGCCTGCCAGACCATGCCGGAACGCCAGTACCATCAGGATGATCAGGCTGCCCATGGGCAGCAGCCAGTTCTCGGTGAGGTGTTCAAAGCCGTAATGCAGGCCTTCGTACACCAGGGTGCCGAGAATGGCGCCGTAGAGGGTGCCAAGCCCGCCGAGTATCGACATCACCAGGGCTGTGCCGGAGGTTTGCCAGGACAGCATCGAGGGGTTAACGAAGCCGTATTGCAGCGCGAAGAGGTAGCCGGCGTAGGCGCCCAGCGCCGAGGCGATGACATAGCTGGCCAGGCGAAAGTGCAGCACGTTGTAGCCCAGCGCGGTGGTGCGCTCGGGGTTTTCCTGCACGGCATCCATGATGCGGCCGAACTTGGAGCGCATGAGCAACTTGAAGAACAGCAGGCAGTTGAACAGCGAGAGCAGGCACAGGTAGTAAAAGTGCGTCGGGTTGTCGAGGTCGAACAGGCTCAGGCCGAACACATCGGTCTCGGGCTTAACGAAGATAAAGAGGCCATCATTGCCGCCAAATTCCGTGGAATCCGAGAAGAAATAGAAGCACATCTGGGCCAGCGCCAGGGTGATCATGATCATGTAGATGCCGCTGGTACGCAGCACGATAACGCCCACCACCAGTGCGATCACCGACGCGATGGCCAGCACGTAGAAGGTGTATAGCCAGAAGTTTACCGCCTCGTATTCCGGCGCCAGCATCACGAACAGGTAGCCGCCCATGCCGTAAAACAGCGCATGGCCCAGGGTCACCAGGCCGCAACGGCCCACCAGGTAATCCAGCGACATGACAAAGATCGACAGGATCAGGATGGTCGCCAGCTTGTTGACATAAAAGGTGTTCTGATCCAGCAGCAGCGGCATTAGCAGCGCCAGCGGGAAGAACAGCCAGACAAACAGTTTTTCCGCACGGTTATTAAACATGGGACTTTCTCCGAACTGGGCGTTAGCTGGCGAACAGGCCCCTGGGCCTTATCAGCAGCACAACCGCCATCAGGATGTAGATCATCATGCTGGATACCTGCGGCAGCATGATCGAGGAAAAGGTATCGACAATGCCCACCATCAGCGCGCCGACAAAGGCGCCCTTGATGGAGCCCATGCCGCCGATAACCACCACCACAAAGCAGGAAATCAGCACATGTTCACCCATGCCCGGTACTACCGAGACCATGGGGGCCGAGACGATGCCGGCGATGGCGGCCAGGGCGACGCCGGCGGCAAACACCAGCGTATAGAGGCGATTGATATCCACCCCCAGGCACTCGACCATGTCGCGGTTGGACTCGCCGGCACGGATCAGCATGCCAAGGCGGGTGCGGTTGATGGTCAGGTACATGCCGATGCCGATCAGAATGCACAGGCCCGAGACGAACAGCCGGTACACCGGGTACTCGATCATCTCGGTCAGCGGGATGGCGCCATCGAGCCAGGCGGGCACCGCCACGCCCAGCGGGTCATTGCCCCAGAGGAGGCTTTGCAGCGCATTGAACACGAAGATCAGGCCGATGGTCAGCAGCACCTGGTCCAGGTGGTTGCGCCGGTACAGCCGGATGATCAGGGTGCGCTCGATCAGGATACCCAGCAGCAGGGCGATAATGGCCGAGATCACCGCCGCCACGCCGAAGCTGCCGGTGGTGTTGACGAAATACCAGGCCAGGTAGGCGCCCACCATGTACATGGAACCGTGGGCCAGGTTGAGAATGCCCATGACACCGAACACCAGGGTCAGGCCAGAGGCGATCAGGAACAGCAGCAGGCCGTACTGCACGCCGTTCATCAGTTGGAACAGAAACAGGGTTATATCCATCATCGTGCGCCCGTCAGGTCGAGCCTGTACGCCGCCATAAGCGGTGCTGCGTACAGGCCGAGAGTGGGGAAAAGGGGGCCTGGCAGCCTGTCGGACTTGGCCGATCGTAGCGAGGGACAGCCCGTTTTGAGGAAGTTTTTGGGCTCTTTTGAGACGAATAGTGGTTCTATTCAACAAAAAAGAGCACGAAAAATGACCAAAATCGGCTTTCCCGCAGTAGATCAGTGGTAAGTCCGACAGGCTGCTAGAGCTTGCAGCCGCGCGCGGGGTCTTCAAGCGCTGCGGCGGCAATGCTCAGCACCTGGTTTTCGCCGTTGACGACCTTGCGCAGGTAGATGTCCTGCACCGGGTTGTGGGCTTTGGAGAAGGTGAACTTGCCGCGGGGGCTGTCGATGGTGCTGGCTTGCATGGCGGCAATTAGCGCCGTGCGATTACTGATGTCGCCCCCCAGGGTATTCAGGGCCTGGGCGATCAGCAGCCCGGCGTCATATCCCTGCACCGCATAGATATCGGCCGGTTTGCCGAAGCTGCTGGCGTAATCCTGACGGAATTTGTGGTTGGCGGCGTTATCCAGGTTGTCGGCGTAGTGCAGCGTGGTGAGAATGCCTTCGGCGGCATCCCCCTGGGCTTCAAGCGTGCCTTCGGTCAGAAAGCCCGCGCCCAGCAGCGGAATCTTGTCGCTCAGGCCCAGCGCGTTGTAGTCCTTGACGAACTTTACTGCGCCACCGCCGGCAAAGAAGACGAACACCGCATCGGGTGCGGTTGCCGCTATATCGGTGATGTAGGGCTGGAATTCGGTTTTGGGGAAGGGCACCAGAATCTGCTTGACGATTTCGCCACCGCCGGCGGTGAAGGATTCTTCAAAGGCTTCGAGGCTTTCCTTGCCCATGCCGTAGTTCCAGCTCATGGTCACGACTTTCTTGTAGCCGGCATCCAGGGCCACCTTGCCCATGGGCCAGGACGGCTGCCAGGACGAAAACGAGGTGCGAAACACGTTGGGTGCACAGAGCGGGCCCGTGGCTGCGGCGGCACCGGCATTGGGGATGATCATGATCGCATCCTTGTTGCGCAGCACCTTGGACATGCCCATGGCAACGCCGGAATGTACCGGGCCGATAATGAAGTCGGCCTTGTCCTTGTCCAGCAGGGACGACGCCAGCTCCGGCGCCCGTTCGGGCCTGGCCTCGGTATCCAGCTCCAGGTACTCGATGTCCCGGCCATGCAGCTGCGCGGCGTTCTGCGTGAGCGCGAGCTTAAGGCCGTTGCGTCCGGCATCGCCGAGGGCAGCGTAAACGCCGCTGAAGGGCAGCATGATGCCGACTTTCACCGGCTCTGCCGCAAGGTTGGAACCGACGCTGAGCAGGCCGGCGGTAGCGCAGGCGCTAACCAGGGCACGCAGCCCCTTCTTGTTGTTATGCATGGTTGAAGACTCCCTTGAGTATTCGATTTATGGCGGGAGACTCATTGTTAGATCCAGAGCGATTTCGACAATAGCCGTTGTCTGCACCGCTTTATCCGTTACATGCAAAGCCGGCTAGCGCCGGCTTCAGCGCAGCACACTCATCTTGCCCTTGCCCTTGCCCTTGCCCTTGCCCTTGCCCTTGTCCTTGCCCTTGCCCTTGCCCTTGCCCTTGCCCTTGCGCCTTTCCCCTTTCACCTTGCCCGTTTCCCTGCTTTTCACCCCGTGCAGGAAAAGGATAAAGGCTGTCACAAACTGGATAGTTGGCGATCGTTCCGCTGCTTAAGCTGGCTATAAATCGGGTGTGCCGTCAGGCAGCCGCCATGCCGGGTTCACTGGCCGGCGTGAAGGTCGGAGCAAGGGCGTAGCCACAACAACAAGAGACTGAGGAGCAAGACAATGAGTGTTAAAACCATGCATACGGCCGAGGTCAGGGAACTGCTGGAAAAGGTCGCCGGGCTGAACCAGGACGCGGGTGACGCGCGGGTGAAGGCCATTGTTCACCGAGTCATGCACGACATTTTCCAGACCATCGAGGATCTCGATGTGACCCCGCAGGAGTTCTGGAGCGCCGTCTACTACATCAACGAGCTGGGCCAGAACGGTGAAGCCGCGTTGCTGGCGCCGGGCCTTGGCATGGATCGGTACCTGGATATCCGCATGGATGCCGAGGACGCGCAGGCGGGCCTTCACGGCGGTACGCCGCGCACCATCGAGGGGCCGCTGTACGTGGCCGGCGCGCCGCTGAGCGAGGGCTTTGCCCGCATGGACGACGGCAGCGAGGGCGGCGAAAGCATGATCCTGACCGGCCAGGTTACCGACGAGCAGGGCAATCCGCTGGCCAATGCCATTGTCGATATCTGGCACGCCAACCTTAAAGGCGCCTACTCCTACTTCGATCAGTCCCAGAGCGACTACAACCTGCGTCGGCGCATCAAGACCGACAGCCAGGGGCGTTACGTCGCCCGCAGCATCATCCCCTGCGGTTACGGCTGCCCGCCGGATGGCGCCACCCAGAAACTGCTGAACCAGCTGGGGCGCCACGGCAACCGTCCAGCCCATATCCACTACTTCGTATGCGCGCCGGGCCACAAGCACCTGACGACCCAGATCAACCTGGCGGGCGACCCGTACACCTTCGACGATTTCGCCTTTGCGACCCGCGACGAGCTGGTGGTCCAGGCACAGCGTATAGAAGACCCATCAGAGGCAGCCGCGTACGACATCCAGGGGCCTTTCACCCGCGTCGAGTTCAACGTGCAGCTGGTCTCTACCGACAAGCCGCAACTGCAGGTTCGCCACGAGCGCAACCGTGCGCTGGAAACCGACGCGGTCTGAGTATCGCCCCAGCCCCTGCGTCCGCAAAACGGTCACCCAAACAACAAGACCACAGAATGAGGATTGACGACCATGACTCGCCAACTCGATGCACTTGAAACCCGGATCCGTGGCGCGGTGCAAGCCGACCCGGCAACCGGTCACTACCGCTGCGATCGCGGTGTCTTTACCGACCAGGAGCTGTTTGACCTGGAGATGAAACACATCTTTGAAGGCAACTGGGTGTTCCTGGCCCATGAAAGCCAGATCGAAAATCCCGGCGACTATTTCACCACCACGGTGGGCCGCCAGCCGGTTGTGATCACCCGTAGCAAGGTAGGCGAGCTGCAGGCGCTGCTCAACACCTGCTCGCACCGCGGTGCTACCCTGTGCCGCAAAAAGCGCGGCAACAAGGCATCCTTTACCTGCCCGTTCCACGGCTGGACCTTCAAGAACGACGGCAAGCTGCTGAAGGCCCGCGACCAGAAGAAGGGCGGCTACCCGGACAGCTTCAATACCGACGGCTCCCACGATCTGAAACACCTGCCCCAGTTCGAGTCCTACCGCGGCTTCCTGTTCGGCAGCCTCAACGCGGACGTGCTGCCGCTGGGCGAATACCTGGGTGAAACCCGCAAGATCATCGACAACATCGTGGATCAGGCCGAGGACGGTCTGGAAGTGCTGCGCGGCACCTCCACCTATACCTACGAAGGCAACTGGAAGCTGACCGCCGAAAACGGCGCAGACGGCTACCATGTCGGCACCGTGCACTGGAACTACCTCTCCACCATGGGGCAGCGCAACTACGACCAGGGCGGTACCGAAGCGGTCGACGCCAAGAGCTGGTCCAGCGAAGGCGGTTTCTATTCGTTCGAGCATGGCCACATGATGCTGTGGACCCGCCTGACCAACCCGCAGGTACGCCCGGTGTACAACCACCTGGAACGCCTGCAGGCGCAGGTCGGCGAGGCCCGTGCCGATTCGATCGTCAATACCACCAAGAACCTGTGCCTCTATCCGAACGTCTACCTGATGGATCAGTTCTCCACCCAGATCCGCGTGCTGCGCCCGATCTCCGTCGACAAGACCGAAATCACCATCTTCTGCTGGGCGCCCAAGGGCGAACCGGCCGCGGACCGGGCCAAGCGTATCCGCCAGTACGAGGATTTCTTCAATGTCACCGGTATGGGTACGCCGGATGACCTGGAAGAGTTCCGCGCCTGCCAGCGCGGCTATGAAGGCCGGGAGCTGAAGTGGAACGACATGAGCCGCGGCGCCAGTCACTGGATCGAGGGGCCGGATGCGAGCGCAGACGCCATCGGGCTGAAGCCGATCCTCAGCGGGATCAAGCCGGAGGATGAAGGTCTTTACGTAACGCACCATCAGCACTGGGTGGCTGAAATGCTCAAGGCCGTTGCAACCGAACGTGACCGCTTTATTTCCATTGCTGCAAAGGGGGCCTCGGCATGAGCATGACATACGAACAGATTCAGGCGTTTATCTTTCGGGAAGCACGGCTGCTGGACGACCGTCAGTGGGACGAGTGGCTCAGCTGCTACAGCGAAAACGTGGTGTACTGGATGCCGGCCTGGGACGACGAGGACCGCCTCACCGAGGACCCGCAGTCGGAAATCTCGCTGATCTACTACCCCAACCGCAACGGCCTGGAAGACCGGGTCTACCGCATCAAGACCGAGCGTTCCGGCGCCACCTCGATGCCGGAGCCGCGTACCACGCACCTGACCTCCAACCTGGAGATCCTGTCCCAGGATGGCCAGGAGGTGAAGCTGCGCTTTAACTGGCAGACCAACAGCCACCGCTACCACAAGACCGAGATTTTTTTCGGGACCTCGTTTTACACCCTGGATATCAGCGGCGAGGCGCCCCTCATTACCGAGAAGAAGATCGTCCTGAACAACGACTATATCAACCAAGTGCTTGATATTTATAACATCTAACGGCCGTGGAGAGACGATCATGAGTTACAGCATCGCGCTCAACTTTGAAGACGGCGTCACCCGTTTCGTGACCTGCAACGAGGGCGAAACCGTTCTGGATGCCGCCTACCGCGCAAAGATCAACCTGCCGATGGACTGCTCCGACGGCGTCTGCGGCACCTGCAAGGGGACGTGCCACCAGGGCGCCTTTGACTTGGGCGACGAATACATCGACGACGCCCTGACCGACGACGAAGTGGCGCAGGGCAGGGTGCTGACCTGCCAGATGGTGCCCAGCAGCGATTGCGTGGTCGAGGTGCCGGTGGCCTCAACGCTGTGCAAGACCGGCACGAGCGAGGTAACCGGCACGGTCGCCGAGGTTAACCTGGTTTCAGCCACCGCCATCGAGCTGAAAGTGACGGCGGACGCGGATATCGCTTTCCTCGCCGGGCAGTATGTCAATATCCAGGTGCCCGGCAGCAGCCAAAGCCGTGCCTATTCCTTCAGTTCCCGCCCCGGCAGCCGGGAACTGAGCTTCCTGATTCGCAACGTGCCCGGCGGCCTGATGAGCTCCTGGCTGGTCGACAAGGCGAAACCTGGCGACAAGCTGAGCCTCACCGGCCCGATGGGCAGCTTTTACCTGCGCCCGGTGGCGCGCCCGGTGCTGATGCTGGCGGGGGGAACGGGTCTTGCGCCCTTCCTGGCCATGCTGGAATACCTGCAGCAGCACGGCTGTGACCAGCCGACGCACCTGATCTACGGTGTGACCAACGACGACGACCTGGTGTGCGTGCAGGCACTGGAGCAGTTTGCCGGCACGCTGGAGAACGTCAGCGTCAAGACCGTGGTCGCCAGTGAAGCGAGCGACCATCCGTACAAGGGCTATGTCACCAACCATATGGACAACGCCCCCATCAACGATGGCGATGTGGACGTGTACCTCTGTGGCCCGCCGCCCATGGTGGATGCGGTGCTGGGGTATTTCCGCGCGCAGGGCATCAATCCGAATTCCTTCCATTACGAGAAGTTCACCCCGAGCACGCCCGGTGCCAGCGAGGCCGTGGCATGACCGCGCGCTTCAGGAACCAGGTTGCGGTGGTCACCGGTGCGGCCCAGAGCATTGGCCGGGCTGTAGCGGAACAGCTGGCCCGCGAAGGCGCCCAGCTGGTGCTGGTGGACCTGTCTGACCTGGTGCACGACGTGGCCCGGGAGATCAGTGCCAGTGGCGCACCCGAGCCCCTGGTGGTGCTGGCGAACCTGGAACAGTACGAGGGTGCCAGCCGGGTAATGGCCCAGGCTCAGGAGGCCTTTGGGCGCATCGATATCCTGATCAACAACGTCGGCGGCACCATCTGGGTACAGCCATTCGAGCACTACGAAGAGGCGCAGATAGAGGCCGAAGTGCGTCGTTCGCTGTTCCCGACGCTCTGGTGCTGCCATGCGGTGTTGCCGCTGATGCAGCAACAGCAGGCCGGCGTCATTGTGAACGTGTCGTCCATCGCCACCCGCAGCCTTAACCGGGTGCCCTACGCGGCCGCCAAGGGCGGGGTCAATGCGCTGACGGCGAGCCTGGCCTGGGAAAATGGCGAGCGCGGCATTCGCGTCAATGCCGTGGCCACCGGGGGCACCGATGTGGGCGAGCGCAGGATTCCGCGCAACAGTGCGCCGCAGTCGGAGCAGGAAAAGCGCTGGTACCAGCAGATCGTGGACCAGACCGTGGAGTCGAGCCACATGAAGCGCTACGGCCTGATGCACGAACAGGTGAACGCCATCCTGTTTCTGGCCTCCGATGCGGCCTCCTACATCACTGGCACCACCCTGCCGGTGGGCGGCGGCGATCAGGGCTGACGCCACAGGCCCGGGAGGCCTTGCGGCTACAGGCCCCGGGTTTGCCGTGACGCCGAACAACTAAAACAATATTCAAAGGTGCAGACCCATGCGCACTATCGACGTAAACGACGTTATTGATAACGCCACATTCAACCCGTTTCACTGGAAGGTGCTGCTCTGGTGCACCCTGATCATCATTTTCGACGGCTATGACCTGGTGATCTACGGCGTGGTGCTGCCGCTGCTGATGGAACAGTGGAACCTCAACCCCTACGTGGCCGGCCTTCTGGGCAGCAGTGCCCTGTTCGGCATGATGCTGGGGGCCATGAGCTTTGGCATGCTGTCGGACAGGCTGGGCCGCAAGAAGACCATCATGATCTGCGTGGTGCTGTTCAGCCTGACCACGGTGATCAACGGCTTTGCCAGCACACCCCGGGAATTCGGTATCCTGCGCTTTATCGCGGGCCTTGGAATCGGCGGCGTGATGCCCAACGTGGTCTCGCTGATGAGCGAGTACTCGCCGAAGAAAAGCCGCAGCACCCTGGTGGCGCTGATGTTCAGCGGTTACGCCGTGGGCGGCATGATGTCCGCGGGGCTGGGTATCTGGATCGTGCCCAACTATGGCTGGGAAATCATGTTCTTCCTGGCAGGCGTACCGCTGCTGCTGTTGCCGCTGATGATGAAGTTCCTGCCGGAGTCCGTGGCCTTTTTGATGCTGCACAAGCGTGAAGGGGAGGCTCGCGGCATTTTGCAGAAGATCGCCCCGGCGCAGCGGATCAGCGATGAGGATCTGCTGGTGGTACCGCCCTCGAACGAGAGCGAGGGGCCGGTGCGGGAGCTGTTCCGCGGTGGCCGTACGCTCAGTACCCTGATGTTCTGGACGGCCTTTTTCTGCTGCCTGCTGATGGTGTACGCGCTGGGGTCCTGGCTGCCGAAACTGATGTCCATGGCCGGCTACGCCCTGGGCTCCAGCATGATGTCGCTGATGGTGCTGAACATTGGCGCGATCATCGGGGCCGTGGGGGGCGGCTGGCTGGCCGACCGTTTCTCGCTGCGCTCTGTGCTGGTGAGCTTCTTTGTACTGGGCTCCGCCTCACTGGTGTTGCTGGGCCATGATCACCCGATGTGGCTGCTCTACAGCCTGATGGGCATCGCTGGCGCCACCACCATTGGCTCGCAGATTCTGCTCTACGCCTATGTGGCCCAGTATTACCCCGCCAGCATCCGCTCCACGGGGCTCGGCTGGGCCTCCGGCATTGGCCGCAACGGCGCCATCGTTGGCCCCATGCTGGGTGGCACGCTGCTGGCACTGGCGCTGCCGCACCATGTCAACTTCATCGCCCTGGCGGTTCCCGGTGTTATCGCCACCGTTGCCGTGGCCCTGGTCGGGCGCCGGGGTTTGGGCTCCGGCGCCAGCCAGCCCGATACCGCGGTGAGCGTTGCCGCCAGCAACTGAGGACCCGCCGGGGAAACGAAAGCACCGA
Proteins encoded:
- a CDS encoding ABC transporter substrate-binding protein — protein: MHNNKKGLRALVSACATAGLLSVGSNLAAEPVKVGIMLPFSGVYAALGDAGRNGLKLALTQNAAQLHGRDIEYLELDTEARPERAPELASSLLDKDKADFIIGPVHSGVAMGMSKVLRNKDAIMIIPNAGAAAATGPLCAPNVFRTSFSSWQPSWPMGKVALDAGYKKVVTMSWNYGMGKESLEAFEESFTAGGGEIVKQILVPFPKTEFQPYITDIAATAPDAVFVFFAGGGAVKFVKDYNALGLSDKIPLLGAGFLTEGTLEAQGDAAEGILTTLHYADNLDNAANHKFRQDYASSFGKPADIYAVQGYDAGLLIAQALNTLGGDISNRTALIAAMQASTIDSPRGKFTFSKAHNPVQDIYLRKVVNGENQVLSIAAAALEDPARGCKL
- a CDS encoding IclR family transcriptional regulator yields the protein MTPAKTSPPSATETSRQGIGSLEIGLRVLNEIARSATPLSLKDLSLRLDLSSSRLHKYLISLVRMQYIVQGPNARYSLATASLSLGMAALKRIDPMPITFDAAARLHQATDRTLSVAIWNGKMPLIVNWLDSSQVLAVNVRLGSELSPFFSAAGRLFLAYLPAERQRRIVDDFYQAPSALPRYQGRQLQRQDFYSLLKATRNNAQACFYGDFLPDINVISSPVFNLGGQIQAVISLMGMASDTDVRPGQRLERLLSATTRGTTKLICGNAV
- a CDS encoding branched-chain amino acid ABC transporter permease, which produces MDITLFLFQLMNGVQYGLLLFLIASGLTLVFGVMGILNLAHGSMYMVGAYLAWYFVNTTGSFGVAAVISAIIALLLGILIERTLIIRLYRRNHLDQVLLTIGLIFVFNALQSLLWGNDPLGVAVPAWLDGAIPLTEMIEYPVYRLFVSGLCILIGIGMYLTINRTRLGMLIRAGESNRDMVECLGVDINRLYTLVFAAGVALAAIAGIVSAPMVSVVPGMGEHVLISCFVVVVIGGMGSIKGAFVGALMVGIVDTFSSIMLPQVSSMMIYILMAVVLLIRPRGLFAS
- the catA gene encoding catechol 1,2-dioxygenase; translation: MSVKTMHTAEVRELLEKVAGLNQDAGDARVKAIVHRVMHDIFQTIEDLDVTPQEFWSAVYYINELGQNGEAALLAPGLGMDRYLDIRMDAEDAQAGLHGGTPRTIEGPLYVAGAPLSEGFARMDDGSEGGESMILTGQVTDEQGNPLANAIVDIWHANLKGAYSYFDQSQSDYNLRRRIKTDSQGRYVARSIIPCGYGCPPDGATQKLLNQLGRHGNRPAHIHYFVCAPGHKHLTTQINLAGDPYTFDDFAFATRDELVVQAQRIEDPSEAAAYDIQGPFTRVEFNVQLVSTDKPQLQVRHERNRALETDAV
- a CDS encoding ABC transporter ATP-binding protein encodes the protein MNNLLEVRSLHTLYGESHVLHGVSFYIKQGQAVSLMGRNGMGKTTTLKSILGVLTPRSGQVRFQDQDLDGLPTWQRMRRDIAYVPEGRGMFHNLTVKEHLQMAARPNRRREVLWDYDRVLATFPRLQERLTNLGTQLSGGEQQMLAIGRALMTNPDLLILDEATEGLAPLIRKEIWEVIRTIKASGVSTLIVDKNIQVLEKICDHHIVLVKGRVMFEGDSQQLLAQRSEVESHLGV
- a CDS encoding Rieske 2Fe-2S domain-containing protein, with amino-acid sequence MTRQLDALETRIRGAVQADPATGHYRCDRGVFTDQELFDLEMKHIFEGNWVFLAHESQIENPGDYFTTTVGRQPVVITRSKVGELQALLNTCSHRGATLCRKKRGNKASFTCPFHGWTFKNDGKLLKARDQKKGGYPDSFNTDGSHDLKHLPQFESYRGFLFGSLNADVLPLGEYLGETRKIIDNIVDQAEDGLEVLRGTSTYTYEGNWKLTAENGADGYHVGTVHWNYLSTMGQRNYDQGGTEAVDAKSWSSEGGFYSFEHGHMMLWTRLTNPQVRPVYNHLERLQAQVGEARADSIVNTTKNLCLYPNVYLMDQFSTQIRVLRPISVDKTEITIFCWAPKGEPAADRAKRIRQYEDFFNVTGMGTPDDLEEFRACQRGYEGRELKWNDMSRGASHWIEGPDASADAIGLKPILSGIKPEDEGLYVTHHQHWVAEMLKAVATERDRFISIAAKGASA
- a CDS encoding ABC transporter ATP-binding protein — translated: MSSIVLKPADLAPPATPCPVTDVVLQTEGLCKYWGGLKALDDLSLQFHDRRLHGIVGPNGAGKSTLLNLLCGSYAPTRGKILHNGEAIDAIRPHEFSRRGIGRGFQKTNIYPSATCLENCSIAAQRRVGGSFNIFRSRHSDRLLTEMAAQALEKVGLSHRRDAIASRISYGEQRQLEIATVLATAPSVLLLDEPMAGMGHEESQLIIQLLKSLKQDYCIVLVEHDMDAVFALSDQLTVLVDGQHLVTDSVERVRDDARVKHAYLGQGDEVI
- a CDS encoding branched-chain amino acid ABC transporter permease — translated: MFNNRAEKLFVWLFFPLALLMPLLLDQNTFYVNKLATILILSIFVMSLDYLVGRCGLVTLGHALFYGMGGYLFVMLAPEYEAVNFWLYTFYVLAIASVIALVVGVIVLRTSGIYMIMITLALAQMCFYFFSDSTEFGGNDGLFIFVKPETDVFGLSLFDLDNPTHFYYLCLLSLFNCLLFFKLLMRSKFGRIMDAVQENPERTTALGYNVLHFRLASYVIASALGAYAGYLFALQYGFVNPSMLSWQTSGTALVMSILGGLGTLYGAILGTLVYEGLHYGFEHLTENWLLPMGSLIILMVLAFRHGLAGYLESLVEKRK